In Catenulispora sp. MAP5-51, a genomic segment contains:
- a CDS encoding trypco2 family protein — MGGSVGGGGGEDWLDLADAITLLRGQVAEAQRRAAAEGDGGVHFTLGGITLELGLELTWRRRTGWTPRRRSPRSHHR, encoded by the coding sequence TTGGGAGGGTCCGTGGGCGGCGGCGGCGGGGAGGACTGGCTCGATCTGGCCGACGCAATCACGCTTCTGCGCGGGCAGGTGGCCGAGGCGCAGCGGCGGGCCGCGGCCGAGGGCGACGGCGGCGTGCACTTCACCCTGGGCGGGATCACGCTGGAACTCGGCCTGGAGCTGACGTGGCGGCGTCGTACGGGCTGGACTCCCCGACGCAGATCACCGCGATCACACCACCGGTGA